A region from the Lentisphaera profundi genome encodes:
- a CDS encoding NAD-dependent epimerase/dehydratase family protein, with product MIVVTGGAGFIGSALIWALNCRNRSNILIVDHLGESEKWRNLIPLSYIDYIEKDSFLEAMSSDALPDNITSVIHLGACTDPLEGNKSYLTESNFKFSQALASYCLNKHIRFIYASSAMTYGKGQASLNDSEEKIEALRPNTPLAYSKQMFDMWAHKNQILNRISGLKFSHVFGPNEYHKTESPSIITHNFNAIDSGNNVYAVEEENKDYVIDLIYVKDAVEILLFLMDNPELNGLYNAGTGTSFTLSQISKLCLKACGKDDHLLDPSIELPQHYKLLPAGLNMERLKRTGFRHNYRSLERALADYHNNYFYKQIRFGEE from the coding sequence CAATCGTTCAAACATCCTTATCGTGGATCATTTGGGCGAATCAGAGAAATGGCGCAATCTCATCCCTCTTAGCTATATTGATTATATAGAAAAGGACTCCTTCCTCGAGGCCATGAGTAGTGACGCCCTACCCGACAACATCACTTCCGTCATCCACTTGGGCGCATGCACGGATCCTCTAGAAGGAAATAAATCTTATCTAACTGAAAGTAACTTTAAGTTTTCACAGGCTTTAGCGAGCTACTGCTTAAATAAACACATTCGCTTCATCTACGCCTCTTCCGCCATGACTTATGGCAAAGGCCAGGCTTCGCTCAATGACAGTGAAGAAAAAATCGAGGCCCTTCGCCCCAATACTCCTCTCGCCTACTCTAAACAAATGTTCGATATGTGGGCACATAAAAACCAAATACTCAATCGCATCAGCGGACTAAAGTTTTCTCATGTATTTGGCCCCAATGAGTACCACAAAACTGAGAGTCCAAGTATTATCACGCATAATTTTAACGCTATCGATAGTGGCAATAATGTTTATGCAGTGGAAGAAGAGAACAAAGATTATGTCATCGATCTAATCTACGTGAAAGACGCAGTAGAAATTTTACTCTTCTTAATGGATAACCCAGAACTCAACGGCCTCTATAACGCGGGGACAGGAACATCCTTCACCTTAAGTCAAATTTCAAAACTATGCTTGAAAGCTTGCGGCAAAGACGATCACTTACTCGACCCCAGCATTGAACTCCCTCAGCACTACAAACTTCTTCCTGCAGGGCTCAACATGGAACGATTAAAGCGCACCGGGTTTCGTCATAACTATCGCTCCTTAGAGCGGGCATTAGCCGACTATCACAACAATTACTTCTACAAACAAATACGCTTTGGCGAAGAGTAA
- a CDS encoding AEC family transporter — translation MSPAIHASLLVITISAAGFIAHRKDVIKQGHSASLTNLLIKVLMPALIFSSITQNEEFLSSNLVFMAPLMGFVFVSISFLISYVFAKVFLRGKDLSDPENKRSFVTACGMQNYGYIAIPVIATLFPEQNLIGPLLMHNVGVEIAMWTIACSTLRGSFDRKSLGQILNAPFITVIFSLIVLFSGVYRFIPPFFMDSSRAVGQTAIPIGLILVGATLSELFKEGLFEGKASRLVKLVVLGLLNRQIIIPIAWFALIAMIPMSPDLKKIMYVQAAMPAAFFTIVLSRHFGGNVRTIAIVSVASFVVSPISISIWLSFMPS, via the coding sequence TTGAGTCCAGCGATTCACGCTTCTCTATTAGTTATTACTATTTCTGCTGCGGGTTTTATTGCTCATAGAAAAGATGTTATTAAGCAGGGGCATAGTGCGAGCTTAACCAATCTATTGATTAAAGTTCTAATGCCTGCTTTGATCTTTTCTTCGATCACTCAAAATGAAGAGTTCTTGAGTTCCAACCTAGTTTTCATGGCGCCCTTAATGGGCTTTGTTTTTGTGTCTATAAGTTTTTTGATTAGTTATGTTTTTGCCAAGGTTTTCTTGCGTGGGAAAGACTTAAGTGACCCGGAGAATAAACGTAGTTTTGTGACGGCATGTGGTATGCAAAATTATGGTTATATAGCCATTCCAGTGATAGCTACGTTATTTCCTGAACAAAATTTAATCGGGCCACTCTTGATGCATAATGTAGGTGTGGAGATTGCGATGTGGACAATTGCTTGTTCAACTTTGAGAGGAAGTTTCGATAGGAAGTCATTAGGGCAGATTTTGAATGCACCCTTTATTACGGTCATTTTTTCTTTGATTGTTTTATTCTCGGGAGTATATCGCTTTATCCCACCTTTTTTCATGGATTCTTCAAGAGCGGTGGGTCAAACGGCAATTCCTATTGGCTTGATTTTGGTGGGTGCCACCCTGAGTGAATTGTTCAAAGAAGGTTTGTTTGAAGGCAAGGCGTCTCGCCTTGTGAAACTCGTTGTATTGGGCTTATTAAATCGCCAAATTATCATTCCGATCGCGTGGTTTGCGCTCATCGCAATGATTCCCATGAGTCCAGATTTAAAGAAAATCATGTATGTTCAAGCCGCAATGCCGGCTGCATTTTTCACCATTGTTTTATCGCGTCATTTTGGTGGAAACGTAAGGACTATCGCCATTGTATCGGTGGCTTCCTTTGTCGTATCACCGATTTCAATTAGTATATGGCTCAGTTTTATGCCGAGCTAA
- a CDS encoding ABC-F family ATP-binding cassette domain-containing protein, which translates to MFRFDNIRKAYAGRMVLDDTSFHVHPGERAGLVGPNGAGKSTIFRILTGQESSDKGDVRLRKNIRIGWLRQNIPDELKHLPLLEFACKARPDLDAVQDRIIELEKNFSKALDQDKVLSQIGDLQHEFEAGGGYLIETAARTCLSGLGFSDEELEKPICEFSGGWQMRAELVRVVISDPDLLLLDEPTNYLDVPAVEWLREFMVNFRGTLLLISHDRYLLNELTEVTYEVYGGQVTRYPGNYDQYKNVRDERMERLELESDKLERKKEKLEGFVNRFKAKASKATQAKSRMKQLEKLESVETMVKVSSIDLRLGTPPSGSPVPVELEHMSKSYDGTNYIYKDLSLAIQDGEKIAVVGSNGMGKSTLLKIMANKLPIEEGKVSFGHKTTIGYHAQELTENFNSSLNLIEQCKSFAADTTEGRCRQLLGSFGFQGDDVFKLTGVLSGGEKIRLSLLKLLLAPQNMLLLDEPTTHLDIQAVESLQEALKEFPGTVCFVSHDIEFIRGVADTIFEVTPKGFRKFHGDYDYYLSKVKDEVDLEEKVEKAKVQDSSGSNRKGQRRKEAEERKQFKKKRGPLEKRTKVLETLIAKLEDEESKIVEEFYQEPPTARVQVMNNRLDEISKEKESAETEWEEKLGELELILAEIGEND; encoded by the coding sequence ATGTTCCGTTTCGATAATATTCGCAAAGCCTATGCCGGACGCATGGTGCTTGATGATACTAGTTTTCATGTTCACCCAGGTGAACGCGCAGGTTTAGTTGGTCCTAATGGAGCAGGGAAAAGTACAATTTTCCGTATTTTAACGGGACAAGAAAGTTCGGATAAAGGCGATGTAAGACTACGAAAAAATATCCGTATAGGTTGGTTGAGGCAGAATATCCCCGATGAGCTTAAGCATTTGCCTCTTTTGGAATTTGCGTGTAAAGCAAGACCCGACTTAGATGCCGTCCAAGATAGAATTATTGAGCTAGAAAAGAATTTTTCTAAAGCACTAGATCAAGATAAAGTATTGAGTCAAATTGGTGATCTACAGCACGAGTTTGAAGCTGGAGGAGGTTATTTAATTGAGACCGCAGCAAGAACTTGTTTATCTGGTTTGGGTTTTAGTGATGAAGAGTTAGAGAAGCCGATTTGTGAATTCTCTGGTGGTTGGCAGATGCGAGCTGAATTGGTGCGAGTTGTTATTTCCGATCCCGATTTATTGTTGCTCGATGAACCAACGAATTATTTGGATGTACCTGCAGTTGAATGGTTGCGTGAATTCATGGTGAATTTCCGCGGTACGCTCTTACTTATTTCTCATGACCGTTACCTACTTAATGAACTGACCGAAGTGACTTACGAAGTATATGGCGGTCAAGTGACGCGCTATCCCGGGAATTATGATCAGTACAAAAATGTTCGCGATGAGCGCATGGAGCGTCTTGAGCTTGAGTCTGACAAATTAGAGCGCAAGAAAGAAAAGCTCGAAGGCTTTGTGAATCGTTTTAAGGCTAAAGCAAGTAAAGCTACTCAAGCCAAGAGTCGAATGAAGCAATTAGAGAAGCTCGAAAGTGTAGAGACCATGGTAAAAGTTTCGAGTATTGACTTGCGTTTAGGTACACCTCCTAGTGGTAGTCCAGTCCCTGTGGAGCTTGAGCATATGAGTAAAAGCTATGATGGCACGAATTATATCTACAAAGATTTATCACTGGCCATTCAAGATGGTGAGAAGATTGCTGTTGTAGGCTCGAATGGCATGGGTAAATCTACTTTGCTTAAAATCATGGCAAATAAGCTTCCTATTGAAGAGGGCAAGGTGAGTTTTGGCCATAAGACGACAATTGGTTATCATGCTCAGGAGTTGACTGAGAACTTTAATAGTAGTTTAAATCTGATTGAGCAGTGCAAATCTTTTGCAGCAGACACAACAGAAGGACGCTGTCGACAGCTTCTTGGTAGCTTTGGCTTTCAAGGAGATGATGTCTTTAAGCTTACGGGAGTCTTATCGGGTGGCGAGAAAATTCGTTTGTCCTTACTTAAGCTTTTGCTGGCTCCGCAGAATATGCTTTTATTAGATGAACCTACAACGCATTTAGATATCCAAGCAGTAGAATCCTTACAAGAAGCTCTCAAAGAATTTCCTGGAACAGTATGTTTTGTGAGTCACGATATTGAGTTTATTCGAGGCGTGGCGGATACTATTTTTGAAGTGACTCCGAAAGGCTTTCGCAAATTTCATGGAGATTATGATTACTATCTATCGAAAGTGAAAGATGAGGTCGACCTTGAAGAGAAGGTCGAGAAAGCTAAAGTTCAGGACTCCAGTGGATCGAATCGTAAAGGTCAGCGCCGTAAAGAAGCTGAAGAGCGCAAGCAATTTAAAAAGAAGCGTGGGCCATTAGAGAAACGTACGAAAGTTCTAGAAACCTTGATAGCTAAATTAGAAGATGAAGAATCTAAAATTGTGGAAGAGTTCTACCAAGAGCCACCTACGGCTCGAGTTCAGGTAATGAATAACCGTTTGGATGAAATTTCTAAAGAGAAAGAATCGGCAGAAACTGAATGGGAAGAAAAACTTGGAGAACTTGAACTGATTTTAGCTGAGATTGGAGAGAATGATTGA